The genomic interval GAATGGAAACATCAAGGCTATCCGCTAGAACAAGGCGATGTTACACGACCTTCCGTCACATTTAATGCCGTGCTGGATGCATCCGTTATCCGCCATCGTGATGATGTACTTGCCATTTGTCGCGACCGCTCCGAACAGATTATCGATGCCCGCTCCGCCCCCCGTTACCTTGGCGACGTCGACGAACCGCGTCCAGGCCTGCATCGCGGTCATATTCCCGGCAGTCTGAATGTCCCTTGGGATGCACTGGTCGCCAACGGCGCCATGAAACCGAACGCCGAGCTCGCCACCATTTTGCACAAAGCCGGGGTAGAATTCGGTCGGCCTATCGTCGCCAGTTGCGGTTCCGGCGTCACGGCGGCAGTTATCGTGTTGGCATTGACGCTACTGGACGTCCCTAACGTTTCGCTTTACGACGGTTCATGGAGTGAATGGGGCAGCCGTGATGATGTCCCTATCGCCGTCGGCGTCTGATCATTGGGCGAAATCATGACCTCAAAACGTCATCAGGCAGAGTGTGACGCATCTGAGACGGAAGGTCATCGCCAATCGGCATTCCCGTATTATGGCGATACCATCCACTATGTATGCTGCCGCTGCCGGTAACACTAGCGCCGGTGGAATATTCCTTTTCCGTCGGCGCATTCGCAACGGCCGTCAGGCGCTGTCCGCGTTTTTGAAATCACGCAGGAAACTGCCCCATTTCCGCTCATAAAAAGGCGTGGTGTGCCGAATCAAAAAATGGCTGACGCCGGGCTCGTCGTTATCCACCAGACAAATATCAACCGGATACGCCTCCGGCTGTGTATCCATCGCGACTGCCCCCGCAGACTGGATGATCGCCTCAATATCATCGCCGACGGCATCAAGCCCAATCAACCAATGCGGCGCTTCATCGCCCGTTTCCTTAATCTGAGCCAGGTAAGCACGGTGTACCTGATGATGCTGTTTAAACAACTGAGTCAGCGAATCAACCATCTGCGATGGCGCATGCTCCACAGCACTAATACTGATTTCACCTTCCCCATCAATAATATGCTGCTCAACCAGGCTGCCGCCCTCATCGGACAGCAGATGCGCAATTTCCTGTGGCAGAAACTCTTTGCCATACGGCAGCCTGGGATTCAGAAACAGAGTCGCGCCTTGCGTAATTTCAAACAACGTTCGGGCAGGCAATGCCAGAAACCCTTGTTCTTCCTTGACAACTTGCTGTAAAGCATCGAGTGACGAGAAAAATGGGATCGCAGAGTCGCCATCCGTCCGCTCCCAATGCTGAAGGTCAACATCCACGCCCGTTGCCAGAGAAGCGGCGTCCAGATCACCGCCTTCGCTGCGTCCCAAAACATACACAGTGGACTCCAGCAGAACGTTAAAAAATTCCGGCCGATACGCAGGCTCCGTCGCTGCGTTCATCAGCACATGTTCCAACCTGTTTTGTGGTAGAAATTCCATACATCTCCTCAGCGGTCATCGTCATTCTGTGTTTTTCTTTGGTCGCGCCGATGGCGTTTTGAACACATTGTGCTATATCTTTAAATGTGCCATAACGAAACAGGGAACGTGTGATTTTATCACCGTTCCCTGTTTCACTTATGTTGGCTTATCCCCGCAGGAACCCCCCCTGACTACGCTTATTCCGACTTACTCAACAGAAAATCAGCCAACGTGCGAACACCCAATCCGGTAGCGCCCGCCGACCACTGTTCAACCGCAGATTTACGATAAGTCGCGGAACAATCAATATGCAGCCACCCCTGCTGATAGCGCGTCACGAAATGTGATAGAAACGCCGCCGCTGAACTGGCGCCTGCGGTATGCGCGGCGCCAGCCACATTGTTCAGATCAGCGAAATTGGACGGTAAATGCTGGCGATGGAACTCTTCCAACGGCAAACGCCAGAACGCTTCACCTTCACGGCAAGCGCTTTCCTGCAATGCAGCCACCATATCGTCGTCAAAGCTGAACAGTGCATGATAGTCATTACCCAACGCAGTCTTCGCCGCACCGGTCAACGTAGCGCAATCGATGAGCCATTCAGGATTCTGATTTGATGCATCGATCAACCCATCCGCCAATACCAAACGGCCTTCCGCATCGGTATTCATCACTTCCACGCTCTTACCGTTGCGATACCGAATGATATCGCCCAGACGGAACGCATCGCCGCTGACCATGTTATCCGCGCAACACAGGTAGAGTTTTACGCGCTGTTTCAAACCGCGGGAAGCCGCCATCGCCAGCGCCCCCGTAACCAACGCCGCACCACCCATGTCGGATTTCATGGAGTCCATAAAACTGCTGCCTTTCAGGCTGTAACCACCGCTGTCGAAGGTAATCCCTTTGCCTACCAGGCAAGCAAGCACCGGCGCATCCGCCTTTCCGGTCGGATTATAATCCAACGCCAGCAGCACCGGCGGGCGTTCGGAACCACGGCCAACGGTATGCAGCCCCAGATACTGCTGCTCACGCAGGTCTTCGCCTTTGGTTATCCGGTAGGCGATGGCGTCGCCCGCTACCGCGCACATCAAGTCGACGGCGCGTGTAGCCAACTGTTCCGGCCCCAGATCTTCCGCCGGTAGATTGATGGTGTCCCGCACCCAATCGACAATCTGTAGACGGCGGTTCAGCTCTTGCCGCTGTTCCTCCGGCAGTTCAGCCCATTCGATCTGACGTTTGCCTTTGGGCCCGCGATACCCCTGCCAGAATGCCCAACTGTTCTCCAGATCCCAGCCTTCGCCAGATAATTTGACGTGTTTGATGCCCTGCCCGTCTATCTTGCGGGCTGCCTTTTGGATAATCATCAGCGGCTTATCACCGGACAGATGAATGGTAAAGCCCTGTTCATTAACAGTTAACGAAGCCTTATCTCCCCAACGGGCATCCGCAGGCTGTTGTGAAAGGCTGATCAGCATTGCCTCTGTTGTCATGTTCGTACTCCAAACGGGCAACTCTTTTGCCCATTATCAACTACTTGAAAAAGAAAAACGGGCTCCCCGCAGGCAGCCCGTCATAGCATTATCTATGCCGCTTCATCCAACCAGACCAGCAGAATGGCTTCCAGCATTTTTTCATTAGATGCCGCGGGTTCATCGTCGAAATCATCCAGTTCGCAAATCCAACGATGCAAATCCGTGAAACGTACCGTTTTAGGATCAACGTCAGGATAAAGATCGTACAACGCTTCGCCAATCTCACGGCTGTCCGTCCATTTCAATCCCATGACTCGCCCCTTAGTGCTCACGCGCATGGTTGATGGTGTAGCGAGGAATTTCTATCACCAAATCCTCATCCGCAATGCGAGCCTGACACCCCAGACGGCTTTCAGGCTCCAGCCCCCAGGCTTTATCCAGCATATCGTCTTCGTCCTCCGTACTTTCCACCAGAGAGTCGAATCCTTCACGGACAATACAATGGCAGGTCGTGCAGGCGCAGGATTTCTCGCAGGCATGTTCAATTTCTATGCCATTTCGCAGCGCCACATCCAGAATGGTTTCACCCGTTTGAGCTTCCAATACGGCGCCTTCCGGGCAAAGATCCTGATGTGGAAGAAAAACAATCTTTGGCATGGTTATACCTCGTCCACGGAATGACCGGCCAACGCGCGGCGAATGGATGCATCCATCCGTCGGGCGGCGAATTCCTGTGTTTGTTGATCCAATATTTTAATTGCAGATTCGATAGCCGCTGCATCCTCTCCTTGAGCCATCTGCTCAAGATGCCGGTAAGCCGTATCGATATCCGCTCGTTCTTGTTCGCTCAGCAATGCTGCGTCTGCAGCCAGCGCGCCATGAAGGCTTTCCAACACCCGAGCGGCTTCCACTTTTTGCTCCGCCAGCATACGGGCGGCGATATCGCCCTGTGCATTCAGCATGGAATCCTTGATCATCGTGGCAATCTCACCGTCGCTCAGACCGTAGGACGGCTTCACCTGGATGGACGCCTCAATGCCGGTAGATTTCTCCATTGCGGTTACGCTCAACAAACCGTCCGCATCCACCTGAAACGTCACACGAATATGCGCACCGCCGGCAGGCAACGGCGGGATGCCGCGCAGAGTAAAACGGCCCAACGAGCGGCAGTCCTGCACCAGCTCGCGCTCGCCCTGCAGGACATGAATCATCATCGCCGTCTGGCCGTCTTTGAACGTGGTGAACTCCTGCGCTCTGGCAACCGGGATCGTGGTATTGCGCGGGATGACTTTCTCTACCAGCCCCCCCATGGTTTCCAGCCCCAGCGATAGCGGGATGACGTCCAGCAGCAGCATTTCGCTGTCCGGCTTGTTGCCGACCAAAATATCAGCCTGTATGGCAGCGCCGATGGCGACG from Musicola paradisiaca NCPPB 2511 carries:
- the sseA gene encoding 3-mercaptopyruvate sulfurtransferase, translated to MSASSSSLFVSAAWLAERLNTDDITLIDARMLPVGATNRDVTAEYRAEHIPGAVFFDIEALSDSNTSLPHMMPTPDVFAQAMARLGISERQQLVIYDSGNLFSAPRAWWMLKTFGAKHIVILSGGLAEWKHQGYPLEQGDVTRPSVTFNAVLDASVIRHRDDVLAICRDRSEQIIDARSAPRYLGDVDEPRPGLHRGHIPGSLNVPWDALVANGAMKPNAELATILHKAGVEFGRPIVASCGSGVTAAVIVLALTLLDVPNVSLYDGSWSEWGSRDDVPIAVGV
- the sseB gene encoding enhanced serine sensitivity protein SseB — its product is MEFLPQNRLEHVLMNAATEPAYRPEFFNVLLESTVYVLGRSEGGDLDAASLATGVDVDLQHWERTDGDSAIPFFSSLDALQQVVKEEQGFLALPARTLFEITQGATLFLNPRLPYGKEFLPQEIAHLLSDEGGSLVEQHIIDGEGEISISAVEHAPSQMVDSLTQLFKQHHQVHRAYLAQIKETGDEAPHWLIGLDAVGDDIEAIIQSAGAVAMDTQPEAYPVDICLVDNDEPGVSHFLIRHTTPFYERKWGSFLRDFKNADSA
- the pepB gene encoding aminopeptidase PepB, with the translated sequence MTTEAMLISLSQQPADARWGDKASLTVNEQGFTIHLSGDKPLMIIQKAARKIDGQGIKHVKLSGEGWDLENSWAFWQGYRGPKGKRQIEWAELPEEQRQELNRRLQIVDWVRDTINLPAEDLGPEQLATRAVDLMCAVAGDAIAYRITKGEDLREQQYLGLHTVGRGSERPPVLLALDYNPTGKADAPVLACLVGKGITFDSGGYSLKGSSFMDSMKSDMGGAALVTGALAMAASRGLKQRVKLYLCCADNMVSGDAFRLGDIIRYRNGKSVEVMNTDAEGRLVLADGLIDASNQNPEWLIDCATLTGAAKTALGNDYHALFSFDDDMVAALQESACREGEAFWRLPLEEFHRQHLPSNFADLNNVAGAAHTAGASSAAAFLSHFVTRYQQGWLHIDCSATYRKSAVEQWSAGATGLGVRTLADFLLSKSE
- the iscX gene encoding Fe-S cluster assembly protein IscX, with amino-acid sequence MGLKWTDSREIGEALYDLYPDVDPKTVRFTDLHRWICELDDFDDEPAASNEKMLEAILLVWLDEAA
- the fdx gene encoding ISC system 2Fe-2S type ferredoxin; the encoded protein is MPKIVFLPHQDLCPEGAVLEAQTGETILDVALRNGIEIEHACEKSCACTTCHCIVREGFDSLVESTEDEDDMLDKAWGLEPESRLGCQARIADEDLVIEIPRYTINHAREH